A section of the Myxococcales bacterium genome encodes:
- a CDS encoding tetratricopeptide repeat protein, whose translation MNTYSLRDAASILKVPAARLRYWKRTALAQTDELVESDGAQASDSIDVARDPSIRPDFDFRDLVCVRAMLSLVDRGISVRRIRRAVAVLQENLPDLEDPLAALRLWSDGSERIVVQHEGVLVEPEGQLVLDFSGASAALGKPSSIDERPAKTPDEAYAELMALFERGCGFDSDSATYHEAIRAYEQCIELDPSFADAHCNLGAVLYNAGKAKPARRCFERCLEIDRNHVEAHFNLANLLEEIQCDEMALSHYRAALRTDPFYAELHVNMALLYERLSSASSATPDGIAPNSTASSNTMQNGSQDHWRRYLQLDPTGAWAEVARERLGVKTPPKS comes from the coding sequence GTGAACACGTACAGTCTTCGAGACGCAGCCAGTATTCTGAAAGTTCCAGCAGCCCGGCTTCGGTATTGGAAGCGCACGGCGCTCGCGCAAACTGATGAACTGGTCGAGTCCGATGGCGCCCAAGCTTCCGATTCGATCGACGTGGCTCGCGATCCGTCGATCCGACCCGATTTTGATTTTAGAGATCTCGTTTGTGTCCGGGCGATGTTGAGCCTGGTCGATCGAGGGATCTCTGTGCGTCGCATCCGTCGCGCCGTTGCGGTGCTGCAGGAGAACTTGCCCGATCTCGAGGATCCGCTGGCGGCGCTGCGGCTTTGGAGTGACGGCAGCGAGCGAATCGTCGTGCAACACGAAGGAGTATTGGTCGAGCCCGAGGGACAATTGGTGCTCGACTTCAGCGGTGCAAGTGCCGCGCTGGGCAAACCCTCCTCGATAGACGAGCGACCGGCGAAGACCCCCGACGAAGCCTACGCAGAGCTCATGGCACTCTTTGAGCGCGGTTGCGGGTTCGATTCGGATTCGGCGACCTACCACGAGGCGATCAGGGCCTACGAGCAATGCATTGAACTCGATCCCAGTTTCGCGGACGCGCACTGTAATTTGGGTGCGGTGCTGTACAACGCGGGCAAGGCGAAGCCGGCGCGCCGCTGCTTCGAGCGTTGCCTGGAAATTGATCGCAACCATGTCGAGGCGCATTTTAATCTGGCGAACCTGCTGGAAGAGATTCAATGCGATGAAATGGCCCTGAGCCACTACCGCGCGGCGTTGCGCACGGACCCGTTCTACGCCGAACTCCACGTCAACATGGCGCTGCTCTATGAGCGACTTTCTTCGGCGAGCAGCGCTACGCCGGATGGCATTGCGCCGAATAGCACTGCGTCCAGCAACACCATGCAGAACGGCAGTCAGGACCATTGGCGGCGCTATCTGCAGCTCGATCCCACCGGTGCCTGGGCAGAAGTGGCGCGCGAACGCCTGGGAGTGAAGACGCCGCCCAAGAGCTAG